Within Lactobacillus amylovorus DSM 20531, the genomic segment CAGGGTTTTTGAAACTGTCTCCAGATTGGATAAATCCGCAAACTCTGATCCATTATCAGTTGTAATTGTCTTAAAGATGTCATTCCAGTGTTCACTATACTGTTTGCGCAGAGCCTGAAAAGCAGTCATCACACTGGCGGCTGTCTTATCAGGAATACGCAAGATTAAAAATTCACGGCTCATTCGTTCAGACAAAGTTAGCAGTACTTGATCATCCTTAGTTTTATGTCCTAAGACTAAATCGCATTCCCAGTGGCCAAATTCCTTACGATCATTGATCTCCTTGGGACGTTCTTCAATACTTCGGCCAAGCTTTTTCTTATTTTTACGAATGCGATGTATTTTAGTATTGCGCTTTAACTTTTCTGGCAAATCAGAATTTCTCATACCCATTAAGCATTGATCTACATAGTTGTACAAGGTTCTGGTGCAAACTACCTGATCACGAGAAAATTCTCCTAAAGCTAAGCAGCGATTGGCACATACATCAAGAGACCAGCCATCTTCGCAGAAATGCTTATTAACGTATTTGATAAAGTCAGATTTCTTT encodes:
- a CDS encoding IS30 family transposase, which codes for MDSLHSIMPKHQKGKHLSFEQRVVIQTRIKDGFSLRAIARELDCSPSTISYEVKRGTVLLYHGKQKRYKAQQGDKAYQIHRKNCGRKSDFLKKSDFIKYVNKHFCEDGWSLDVCANRCLALGEFSRDQVVCTRTLYNYVDQCLMGMRNSDLPEKLKRNTKIHRIRKNKKKLGRSIEERPKEINDRKEFGHWECDLVLGHKTKDDQVLLTLSERMSREFLILRIPDKTAASVMTAFQALRKQYSEHWNDIFKTITTDNGSEFADLSNLETVSKTLVYYAHPYTSCDKGTVERHNGLIRRFIPKGDYINNYSLQDIINIETWCNSLPRKILAYHTPDEIFEKELDHIYQAV